In one Cervus elaphus chromosome 9, mCerEla1.1, whole genome shotgun sequence genomic region, the following are encoded:
- the LOC122700753 gene encoding uncharacterized protein LOC122700753: MAAEKQSLDWSMSVSMKRFHEEVPKGQEQAYGPDQYLSLQPLITAAHCPAEGAIEERRGGRSQGCGGVAVGTWSASEPEPGWVRTLRGPEGAERSPAGHPGGDGPALAQLQADPPGTGALGRRVRLATRWPRRSGRARHPRPPPPPLLRLLLLLSGPVLKGAAESPWGLPFLADDPVSMAKVVMADLAQQKVENKSWPRGTHFLRYHYLYLSEPGPSLPKFVAVGYVDDQPFIQYDSRMDKAEPQAPWISSKNATYWEDETKKQRKWAEIHQVETRIEMGYHNHSTGIHSTQRMFGCEIQEDGHSNSF, encoded by the exons ATGGCCGCTGAGAAGCAAAGTCTGGACTGGAGCATGAGTGTGTCCATGAAGAGGTTCCATGAAGAGGTTCCTAAAGGACAAGAGCAAGCCTATGGACCAGACCAGTACCTGTCCCTCCAGCCCCTCATCACGGCAGCCCACT GCCCAGCAGAGGGAGCCATCGAGGAGCGGCGGGGGGGGCGGTCCCAGGGGTGCGGTGGCGTCGCAGTCGGAACCTGGTCAGCGTCTGAGCCTGAGCCAGGATGGGTTCGCACCCTCCGCGGCCCAGAGGGAGCTGAGCGCTCACCCGCCGGGCACCCGGGAGGGGACGGGCCGGCGTTAGCACAACTGCAGGCGGACCCCCCGGGGACCGGCGCCCTCGGGCGGCGCGTGAGGCTGGCGACCAGGTGGCCTCGGAGATCCGGGAGGGCGCGGCacccgcggccgccgccgccaccacTGCTGCGGCTGCTGTTACTGCTGTCCGGACCGGTGCTGAAGGGCGCGGCAG AGAGTCCTTGGGGGCTGCCCTTCTTGGCCGATGACCCAGTTTCCATGGCAAAGGTGGTGATGGCAGACCTGGCACAGCAGAAGGTGGAAAACAAGTCATGGCCTAGAG GGACGCACTTCCTCCGCTACCACTACCTGTACCTGTCCGAGCCGGGCCCAAGCCTCCCTAAGTTTGTGGCTGTAGGCTACGTGGATGATCAGCCTTTTATCCAGTATGACAGCCGTATGGACAAAGCTGAGCCCCAGGCTCCATGGATTTCATCCAAGAATGCCACATACTGGGAGGACGAGACCAAGAAGCAGAGGAAATGGGCAGAGATTCATCAGGTGGAGACGCGGATAGAGATGGGCTACCACAACCACAGCACCG